The Paenibacillus mucilaginosus 3016 genome includes the window CAGGAGCAGGGCTGCGGCCGGAATCGTTTTTTGAATCAAGGACAACAATGTCATCTCTCTCCCCTCAATATCTGTCTTCATTGACGTAATCCAGGGGAAATAGTTGCAGGGCAGGATGGGCTCATCCTCCAGCTCCCTGTTGATCGTACCCTTCTGCGCTGGTATACTTCGGGAAATAGCTGAGTTCGGAGACCGGTCTCCGGGATCAGCTGAACGCTGTCATGGAAGGAACCATCATGAACCTGAATCGACTCTTGCCCTGGGTCCCTCTCCTGACCCTCCTCTCGCTTGTCACCGCAGCCTGCCTGCTGCTCAGCAGCCGATTGGGCGAAGCGTATGACTTTCTCCGCTGGGATGTGACGCTCGCCTGGATTCCCGTGCCGATGGCCCTTCTGTTCATGCTGCTGGATGGACTGAAGGCCCGCTGGGTCCGCCGGCTGCTGAGAGCCCTTGTAGCCGCAGTCTGGCTCGCCTTCTTCCCCAACTCGGCTTACCTGGTCACGGAGCTGCTGCATGCTTTCCGCTTCTTCGAGATGCAGCCCGGCTTCTGGACCGGGATCGACTATTGGTACCGCGTCATGCCCATCTTCGGTGTGGCTTGTCTAGGGCTCGCGCTCTCCGCCAGCTCCCTGTATCTGCTGCACAGGTGGACCTCAGCCAGGCTTGGTGCCCTCACCGGGTGGTTCTTCGCAGCGGCCGCTTTGGCCCTCGCCAGCTTCGGCGTCTATATCGGGCGTATTCTGCGGTGGAACTCCTGGGATCTCGCCGCCCGCCCGCAGATGATCGTCACCGAGCTGGCTGCGCTGTACCAGGACACTTCCAGGTGGAGTCATGCCGTCAGCTTCGTGGAACTGTTTTTCGCCGTCCTCTTCCTCAGTTACGGCATCTTTTATACGGCCATCGTGCTTGGGGCCAAGGGCAGTCCAGCGCCGGCGTCACTCCAGTAGACAGGCAAGCCAAAAAGAGTCCGCCCATCGATCGGCGGACTCTTTCCTATGTGTTTCTCCTGCTTCCAATCCCGGTTGGCTCTTTGCGCGCTGATCGTACCTCTTATCGCTCGGACAACATTTTCCTTACACTGACGATCTAAACACACAGACATAGAATGTCGATGGCCGTCTCCAGCTCGGTAAGTGACGGATAGGTCGGAGCAATCCGTATGTTGCGGTTCCTCGGGTCTTTGCCGTAAGGAAAGGTCGCACCGGCCTTCGTCAAGGTCACGCCGGCTTCCGCCGCCATACGGACCACCTCATCGGCACAGCCGTCCAGGGTGTTCAGACTGATGAAGTAGCCTCCGTTCGGCTTATGCCACGAAGCGATCTGCTTGTCAGCCAGCTCTTCCTCAAGCTTACGCAGCACCAGGTCGAATTTGGGTTTGATAATGGCTGCGTGCCGCTCCATATGAGTCTTCAAATGATCCATGTCCCGTAGAAAACGCACGTGTCTATGCTGGTTGATCTTATCGGGCCCGATCGTCTGGACAGCGAGCTGCCGCCGGATCAAGCCGAGATTGTTCTCGCTGGATGCCAATACGGCCACTCCGGCACCGGGAAAGGTAATCTTGGAGGTGGAGCAGAACAGGAACACACGGTCCGGATTGCCTGCGGCCCTGCAAGCGGCAAGGATGTTCTTGAGCACATTCGGTTCCGGGGTCAGGTGATGGACGGTATACGCATCATCCCAAAAAATCCGAAAATCGGCCGCTGCCGTCTTCATCTGGGAGAGCCGGTCAACGACTGCATCCGAATAGGTGATGCCGTCAGGGTTGCTGTACTTGGGAACGCACCATATGCCCTTGATGGAATCATCTTCCCTTACGAGCCGTTCCACCTGATCCATATCCGGTCCGCTCGGCAGCATGTCAACCACGATCATCTCGATCTGGAGAAGTTCACATATGGCAAAATGCCGGTCGTACCCCGGGCTGGGGCATAGAAATTTCACCTTGGGCAGCCTGCCCCACGGCCGTTCGCTGCCGTATACGCCATGAAGCATCGCTCTCGTGAGCGCATCGTGCATCATCGTGAGGCTTGAATTCCCGCCGATGAGGATTTCCTTCGATTCTACCCCAAGCATCCGGGCGAACAAAGATTGGGCTTCCGGAATCCCGTCGATTCCCCCGTAATTGAGACAATCCGAGCCATCCGCCGCCCTGAGCGGGTCGTCCGCCGCCACAATGCCGAGCATTTCCCGGGAAAGCTCCAGCTGCTCCGGGCAGGGCTTGCCTCTCGACATATCCAAAGCCATCTTCTGGCTCCGGCAGGCCTCATATCGCTGCGTCAGCCTGCGGTGATGGTCCCTCAGTTCTTCAGACTCCCAATGAACGAATGCCGGTTGACTCTCCATCGCCCTGTCTCCCATCGCTTCATAAAGTAAACAAGAGGCTCCGATTCATGCCGGCAGCCTCCTGTTGTTTGTCCTGTGTTATGCTTCTATTTACTTACTTCGCCTGAATGTAGCCTTCCGCCTTCAGCAGCTCGGCGATCAGCACCGCGCCGCCCGCAGCGCCGCGCAGCGTATTGTGCGACAGCCCGACGAACTTGTAATCGTACACCGTGTCTTCCCGCAGACGTCCTACCGAAACGCCCATGCCGCCGTAGATGTCGCGGTCGAGCTTGGTTTGCGGTCTGTTGTCTTCCTCAAAATACGTGATGAACTGCTCCGGCGCGCTTGGCAGACCGAGCTCTTGCGGACGGCCCTTGAAGGTACGCCAGCGGTCGAGAATCTCATCCTTGGCAGGCTTCTTCTCGAAGGATGCGAATACGGTCGCCATGTGTCCGTCCGTTACCGGGACGCGGATACACTGCGTGGTAATCTAGAGGCGCGCTCGCTTTCACGATCTCGCCGCCCTGGATGCTTCCCCAGATGCGCAGCGGCTCCTGCTCGCTCTTTTCTTCCTCGCCGCCGATGTACGGGATCACGTTATCCAGCATGTCGGGCCAGTCCGTGAAGTTCTTGCCTGCACCGGAGATCGCCTGATAGGTCGAGGCCACCACAACCTTAGGCTGGTAATCGAGCAGCGCGTTGAGTGCCGGCACATAGCTCTGGATGGAGCAGTTCGGCTTTACGGCAATGAAGCCGGTCGAGGTGCCGAGACGCTTGCGCTGGGCCTCAATGATCTCGATATGGCCCGGGTTCACTTCAGGAATGACCATCGGGATGTCCGGGGTCCAGCGGTGCGCCGAGTTGTTGGAGATGACCGGGGTGCCCGTCTTCGCGTAGGCCTCTTCGAGCGCCTGAATCTCCGCTTTCTTCATGTCCACGGCGCAGAAAATGAAATCGACACCGGACGCTACCTCTTCCACTTTGGAAGCATCTTGAACCACGATGGACTTCACTTCCTCCGGGATCGGACCGTCCATCTTCCACCGGCCCTGCACGGACTCCTCATAGGTTTTGCCTGCCGAGCCTGCGCTCGCCGCGATCGCTGTTACCTCAAACCAAGGATGCTGGTCCAGCAGCTGCATAAACCGCTGACCGACCATACCTGTGCCACCGACAATACCGACTTTCAACTTTGCGCTCATGAACTTCCATTCCTTTCCGGGTCACTTGGATTGTGTATTTAAGTATTGGGAATGAAGGGAATCGATCTCCTTCATACAAACCTATTCAACCTGTCTGATTTCGTTACCCCAAGGATCAGGGTCAGCTGCACT containing:
- a CDS encoding DUF1361 domain-containing protein, producing the protein MNLNRLLPWVPLLTLLSLVTAACLLLSSRLGEAYDFLRWDVTLAWIPVPMALLFMLLDGLKARWVRRLLRALVAAVWLAFFPNSAYLVTELLHAFRFFEMQPGFWTGIDYWYRVMPIFGVACLGLALSASSLYLLHRWTSARLGALTGWFFAAAALALASFGVYIGRILRWNSWDLAARPQMIVTELAALYQDTSRWSHAVSFVELFFAVLFLSYGIFYTAIVLGAKGSPAPASLQ
- a CDS encoding aminotransferase class I/II-fold pyridoxal phosphate-dependent enzyme, which gives rise to MESQPAFVHWESEELRDHHRRLTQRYEACRSQKMALDMSRGKPCPEQLELSREMLGIVAADDPLRAADGSDCLNYGGIDGIPEAQSLFARMLGVESKEILIGGNSSLTMMHDALTRAMLHGVYGSERPWGRLPKVKFLCPSPGYDRHFAICELLQIEMIVVDMLPSGPDMDQVERLVREDDSIKGIWCVPKYSNPDGITYSDAVVDRLSQMKTAAADFRIFWDDAYTVHHLTPEPNVLKNILAACRAAGNPDRVFLFCSTSKITFPGAGVAVLASSENNLGLIRRQLAVQTIGPDKINQHRHVRFLRDMDHLKTHMERHAAIIKPKFDLVLRKLEEELADKQIASWHKPNGGYFISLNTLDGCADEVVRMAAEAGVTLTKAGATFPYGKDPRNRNIRIAPTYPSLTELETAIDILCLCV